The Suncus etruscus isolate mSunEtr1 chromosome 14, mSunEtr1.pri.cur, whole genome shotgun sequence genome contains a region encoding:
- the DPF1 gene encoding zinc finger protein neuro-d4 isoform X1, whose translation MATVIPGPLSLGEDFYREAIEHCRSYNARLCAERSLRLPFLDSQTGVAQNNCYIWMEKTHRGPGLAPGQIYTYPARCWRKKRRLNILEDPRLRPCEYKIDCEAPLKKEGGLPEGPVLEALLCAETGEKKLELKEEEMVLDCQKQQLLELPHDLEVEDLEDDIPRRKNRAKGKAYGIGGLRKRQDTASLEDRDKPYVCDICGKRYKNRPGLSYHYTHTHLAEEEGEENAERHALPFHRKNNHKQFYKELAWVPEAQRKHTAKKAPDGTVIPNGYCDFCLGGSKKTGCPEDLISCADCGRSGHPSCLQFTVNMTAAVRTYRWQCIECKSCSLCGTSENDDQLLFCDDCDRGYHMYCLSPPMAEPPEGSWSCHLCLRHLKEKASAYITLT comes from the exons ATGGCCACGGTCATCCCCGGCCCCCTGAG CCTAGGCGAGGATTTCTACCGCGAGGCCATCGAGCACTGCCGCAGCTACAACGCCCGCCTGTGCGCCGAGCGCAGCCTGCGCCTGCCCTTCCTGGACTCGCAGACTGGCGTGGCCCAGAACAACTGCTACATCTGGATGGAGAAGACCCACCGTGGCCCTG GCCTGGCCCCGGGACAGATCTACACGTACCCGGCCCGCTGCTGGAGAAAGAAGCGGAGACTCAACATCCTGGAGGACCCCCGGCTGCGCCCCTGCGAGTACAAGATTG ACTGTGAAGCACCCCTGAAGAAGGAGGGTGGCCTCCCTGAAGGGCCTGTGCTTGAGGCGCTTTTGTGTGCGGAGACTGGGGAGAAGAAGCTCGAGCTTAAGGAGGAGGAGATGGTCCTGGACTGCCAG AAACAGCAGCTGCTGGAGCTCCCACATGACCTGGAGGTGGAGGACCTGGAAGATGACATTCCCAGGAGGAAGAACAGGGCCAAAGGAAAG GCGTATGGCATCGGGGGTCTCCGGAAACGCCAGGACACCGCGTCCCTGGAGGACAGAGACAAGCCGTATGTCTGCGATA TCTGTGGGAAGCGGTATAAGAACCGGCCGGGGCTCAGCTACCACTACACCCACACCCACCTGGCCGAGGAAGAGGGCGAGGAGAATGCGGAGCGCCACGCCCTGCCCTTCCACCGCAAAAACAACCACAAAC AGTTTTATAAGGAACTGGCCTGGGTCCCTGAGGCGCAGAGGAAACACACAG CCAAGAAGGCGCCTGATGGGACTGTCATCCCCAACGGTTACTGTGACTTCTGCCTGGGGGGCTCCAAGAAGACGGGTTGTCCTGAGGACCTCATCTCCTGTGCTGACTGTGGGCGATCAG GGCACCCCTCGTGTTTACAGTTCACGGTGAACATGACTGCGGCCGTGCGCACCTACCGCTGGCAGTGCATCGAGTGCAAGTCCTGCAGCCTTTGCGGCACCTCTGAGAACGAC GACCAGCTGCTGTTCTGTGATGACTGCGATCGGGGTTACCACATGTACTGCCTGAGCCCCCCCATGGCGGAGCCCCCAGAAG GGAGCTGGAGCTGCCACCTCTGTCTCCGGCACCTGAAGGAGAAGGCGTCTGCCTACATCACCCTCACCTAG
- the DPF1 gene encoding zinc finger protein neuro-d4 isoform X3, whose product MATVIPGPLSLGEDFYREAIEHCRSYNARLCAERSLRLPFLDSQTGVAQNNCYIWMEKTHRGPGLAPGQIYTYPARCWRKKRRLNILEDPRLRPCEYKIDCEAPLKKEGGLPEGPVLEALLCAETGEKKLELKEEEMVLDCQKQQLLELPHDLEVEDLEDDIPRRKNRAKGKAYGIGGLRKRQDTASLEDRDKPYVCDICGKRYKNRPGLSYHYTHTHLAEEEGEENAERHALPFHRKNNHKQFYKELAWVPEAQRKHTAKKAPDGTVIPNGYCDFCLGGSKKTGCPEDLISCADCGRSGHPSCLQFTVNMTAAVRTYRWQCIECKSCSLCGTSENDGASWAGLTPQDQLLFCDDCDRGYHMYCLSPPMAEPPEGSWSCHLCLRHLKEKASAYITLT is encoded by the exons ATGGCCACGGTCATCCCCGGCCCCCTGAG CCTAGGCGAGGATTTCTACCGCGAGGCCATCGAGCACTGCCGCAGCTACAACGCCCGCCTGTGCGCCGAGCGCAGCCTGCGCCTGCCCTTCCTGGACTCGCAGACTGGCGTGGCCCAGAACAACTGCTACATCTGGATGGAGAAGACCCACCGTGGCCCTG GCCTGGCCCCGGGACAGATCTACACGTACCCGGCCCGCTGCTGGAGAAAGAAGCGGAGACTCAACATCCTGGAGGACCCCCGGCTGCGCCCCTGCGAGTACAAGATTG ACTGTGAAGCACCCCTGAAGAAGGAGGGTGGCCTCCCTGAAGGGCCTGTGCTTGAGGCGCTTTTGTGTGCGGAGACTGGGGAGAAGAAGCTCGAGCTTAAGGAGGAGGAGATGGTCCTGGACTGCCAG AAACAGCAGCTGCTGGAGCTCCCACATGACCTGGAGGTGGAGGACCTGGAAGATGACATTCCCAGGAGGAAGAACAGGGCCAAAGGAAAG GCGTATGGCATCGGGGGTCTCCGGAAACGCCAGGACACCGCGTCCCTGGAGGACAGAGACAAGCCGTATGTCTGCGATA TCTGTGGGAAGCGGTATAAGAACCGGCCGGGGCTCAGCTACCACTACACCCACACCCACCTGGCCGAGGAAGAGGGCGAGGAGAATGCGGAGCGCCACGCCCTGCCCTTCCACCGCAAAAACAACCACAAAC AGTTTTATAAGGAACTGGCCTGGGTCCCTGAGGCGCAGAGGAAACACACAG CCAAGAAGGCGCCTGATGGGACTGTCATCCCCAACGGTTACTGTGACTTCTGCCTGGGGGGCTCCAAGAAGACGGGTTGTCCTGAGGACCTCATCTCCTGTGCTGACTGTGGGCGATCAG GGCACCCCTCGTGTTTACAGTTCACGGTGAACATGACTGCGGCCGTGCGCACCTACCGCTGGCAGTGCATCGAGTGCAAGTCCTGCAGCCTTTGCGGCACCTCTGAGAACGAC GGTGCCAGCTGGGCAGGTCTCACCCCCCAGGACCAGCTGCTGTTCTGTGATGACTGCGATCGGGGTTACCACATGTACTGCCTGAGCCCCCCCATGGCGGAGCCCCCAGAAG GGAGCTGGAGCTGCCACCTCTGTCTCCGGCACCTGAAGGAGAAGGCGTCTGCCTACATCACCCTCACCTAG
- the DPF1 gene encoding zinc finger protein neuro-d4 isoform X2: MATAIQNPLKSLGEDFYREAIEHCRSYNARLCAERSLRLPFLDSQTGVAQNNCYIWMEKTHRGPGLAPGQIYTYPARCWRKKRRLNILEDPRLRPCEYKIDCEAPLKKEGGLPEGPVLEALLCAETGEKKLELKEEEMVLDCQKQQLLELPHDLEVEDLEDDIPRRKNRAKGKAYGIGGLRKRQDTASLEDRDKPYVCDICGKRYKNRPGLSYHYTHTHLAEEEGEENAERHALPFHRKNNHKQFYKELAWVPEAQRKHTAKKAPDGTVIPNGYCDFCLGGSKKTGCPEDLISCADCGRSGHPSCLQFTVNMTAAVRTYRWQCIECKSCSLCGTSENDGASWAGLTPQDQLLFCDDCDRGYHMYCLSPPMAEPPEGSWSCHLCLRHLKEKASAYITLT, translated from the exons ATGGCCACCGCCATTCAGAACCCGCTCAAGTC CCTAGGCGAGGATTTCTACCGCGAGGCCATCGAGCACTGCCGCAGCTACAACGCCCGCCTGTGCGCCGAGCGCAGCCTGCGCCTGCCCTTCCTGGACTCGCAGACTGGCGTGGCCCAGAACAACTGCTACATCTGGATGGAGAAGACCCACCGTGGCCCTG GCCTGGCCCCGGGACAGATCTACACGTACCCGGCCCGCTGCTGGAGAAAGAAGCGGAGACTCAACATCCTGGAGGACCCCCGGCTGCGCCCCTGCGAGTACAAGATTG ACTGTGAAGCACCCCTGAAGAAGGAGGGTGGCCTCCCTGAAGGGCCTGTGCTTGAGGCGCTTTTGTGTGCGGAGACTGGGGAGAAGAAGCTCGAGCTTAAGGAGGAGGAGATGGTCCTGGACTGCCAG AAACAGCAGCTGCTGGAGCTCCCACATGACCTGGAGGTGGAGGACCTGGAAGATGACATTCCCAGGAGGAAGAACAGGGCCAAAGGAAAG GCGTATGGCATCGGGGGTCTCCGGAAACGCCAGGACACCGCGTCCCTGGAGGACAGAGACAAGCCGTATGTCTGCGATA TCTGTGGGAAGCGGTATAAGAACCGGCCGGGGCTCAGCTACCACTACACCCACACCCACCTGGCCGAGGAAGAGGGCGAGGAGAATGCGGAGCGCCACGCCCTGCCCTTCCACCGCAAAAACAACCACAAAC AGTTTTATAAGGAACTGGCCTGGGTCCCTGAGGCGCAGAGGAAACACACAG CCAAGAAGGCGCCTGATGGGACTGTCATCCCCAACGGTTACTGTGACTTCTGCCTGGGGGGCTCCAAGAAGACGGGTTGTCCTGAGGACCTCATCTCCTGTGCTGACTGTGGGCGATCAG GGCACCCCTCGTGTTTACAGTTCACGGTGAACATGACTGCGGCCGTGCGCACCTACCGCTGGCAGTGCATCGAGTGCAAGTCCTGCAGCCTTTGCGGCACCTCTGAGAACGAC GGTGCCAGCTGGGCAGGTCTCACCCCCCAGGACCAGCTGCTGTTCTGTGATGACTGCGATCGGGGTTACCACATGTACTGCCTGAGCCCCCCCATGGCGGAGCCCCCAGAAG GGAGCTGGAGCTGCCACCTCTGTCTCCGGCACCTGAAGGAGAAGGCGTCTGCCTACATCACCCTCACCTAG
- the DPF1 gene encoding zinc finger protein neuro-d4 isoform X4: MATAIQNPLKSLGEDFYREAIEHCRSYNARLCAERSLRLPFLDSQTGVAQNNCYIWMEKTHRGPGLAPGQIYTYPARCWRKKRRLNILEDPRLRPCEYKIDCEAPLKKEGGLPEGPVLEALLCAETGEKKLELKEEEMVLDCQKQQLLELPHDLEVEDLEDDIPRRKNRAKGKAYGIGGLRKRQDTASLEDRDKPYVCDICGKRYKNRPGLSYHYTHTHLAEEEGEENAERHALPFHRKNNHKQFYKELAWVPEAQRKHTAKKAPDGTVIPNGYCDFCLGGSKKTGCPEDLISCADCGRSGHPSCLQFTVNMTAAVRTYRWQCIECKSCSLCGTSENDDQLLFCDDCDRGYHMYCLSPPMAEPPEGSWSCHLCLRHLKEKASAYITLT, translated from the exons ATGGCCACCGCCATTCAGAACCCGCTCAAGTC CCTAGGCGAGGATTTCTACCGCGAGGCCATCGAGCACTGCCGCAGCTACAACGCCCGCCTGTGCGCCGAGCGCAGCCTGCGCCTGCCCTTCCTGGACTCGCAGACTGGCGTGGCCCAGAACAACTGCTACATCTGGATGGAGAAGACCCACCGTGGCCCTG GCCTGGCCCCGGGACAGATCTACACGTACCCGGCCCGCTGCTGGAGAAAGAAGCGGAGACTCAACATCCTGGAGGACCCCCGGCTGCGCCCCTGCGAGTACAAGATTG ACTGTGAAGCACCCCTGAAGAAGGAGGGTGGCCTCCCTGAAGGGCCTGTGCTTGAGGCGCTTTTGTGTGCGGAGACTGGGGAGAAGAAGCTCGAGCTTAAGGAGGAGGAGATGGTCCTGGACTGCCAG AAACAGCAGCTGCTGGAGCTCCCACATGACCTGGAGGTGGAGGACCTGGAAGATGACATTCCCAGGAGGAAGAACAGGGCCAAAGGAAAG GCGTATGGCATCGGGGGTCTCCGGAAACGCCAGGACACCGCGTCCCTGGAGGACAGAGACAAGCCGTATGTCTGCGATA TCTGTGGGAAGCGGTATAAGAACCGGCCGGGGCTCAGCTACCACTACACCCACACCCACCTGGCCGAGGAAGAGGGCGAGGAGAATGCGGAGCGCCACGCCCTGCCCTTCCACCGCAAAAACAACCACAAAC AGTTTTATAAGGAACTGGCCTGGGTCCCTGAGGCGCAGAGGAAACACACAG CCAAGAAGGCGCCTGATGGGACTGTCATCCCCAACGGTTACTGTGACTTCTGCCTGGGGGGCTCCAAGAAGACGGGTTGTCCTGAGGACCTCATCTCCTGTGCTGACTGTGGGCGATCAG GGCACCCCTCGTGTTTACAGTTCACGGTGAACATGACTGCGGCCGTGCGCACCTACCGCTGGCAGTGCATCGAGTGCAAGTCCTGCAGCCTTTGCGGCACCTCTGAGAACGAC GACCAGCTGCTGTTCTGTGATGACTGCGATCGGGGTTACCACATGTACTGCCTGAGCCCCCCCATGGCGGAGCCCCCAGAAG GGAGCTGGAGCTGCCACCTCTGTCTCCGGCACCTGAAGGAGAAGGCGTCTGCCTACATCACCCTCACCTAG